The following are from one region of the Halarcobacter sp. genome:
- a CDS encoding amino acid-binding protein, whose product MKNAIKQLSIFLENKRGELTDITNILSANKISIKALNLVDGSEFGILRLLVDDLESAKRIMDDNGFSSTTTEVFAVLIDDHIGSFNEVLTVLTENDINIEYTYTINSSNSGAFIFKVSIEDFEKATKVLSKSKVKLLKNI is encoded by the coding sequence ATGAAAAATGCAATAAAACAATTATCAATTTTTTTAGAAAATAAAAGAGGTGAATTAACTGACATAACAAATATCTTATCTGCAAATAAAATATCTATCAAAGCATTAAATTTAGTAGATGGTAGTGAATTTGGAATATTAAGATTATTAGTAGATGATTTGGAAAGTGCAAAAAGGATAATGGATGATAATGGCTTTTCATCAACTACAACAGAAGTTTTTGCTGTTTTGATTGATGATCATATTGGTTCTTTTAATGAGGTTCTAACAGTATTAACAGAAAATGATATTAATATAGAATATACATATACTATTAATTCTTCAAATAGTGGAGCCTTTATTTTTAAAGTATCTATTGAAGATTTTGAAAAAGCTACAAAAGTATTATCAAAATCTAAAGTAAAGCTTTTAAAAAATATATAG
- a CDS encoding phenylacetate--CoA ligase gives MIWNEIECAPKEELKKLQSSRLIETVERVYNLTPFYKEKFDELNITPSDIKTINDINKLPFTKKQDLRNHYPFGLFTVPMSQIVRVHSSSGTTGKPTVVGYTKKDMDVWDEVMARVFTLVGANQDDIVHNAYGYGLFTGGLGLHNGAEKIGATIIPSSGGFTDRQVMLMKDFGATILASTPSFALHIAEIASKSGACFKKDFKLKAGIFGAEPTSKGLKEEVSKVWGIDYHEVYGLSEIIGPGVSCSCKDSEHLHVFEDHFYPEIINPKTGEQLPDGERGELVITSLTKQALPIIRYRTGDITSLIRTPCKCGRTIVRMESVVGRVDDMIIINGVNVYPSQVEHVISQTEGLTLNYQIIIEKKGHLDKLDILIEISDEIMIDSIGEMEKIKKDIQHNLLTNLYIKTDVKLVEPRSIERSVGKAIRIVDKRK, from the coding sequence ATGATTTGGAATGAAATTGAATGTGCCCCAAAAGAAGAATTAAAAAAACTGCAATCTAGCAGATTAATTGAAACAGTTGAAAGAGTATATAATTTAACTCCTTTTTATAAGGAGAAATTCGATGAATTAAATATAACCCCTTCTGATATTAAAACAATAAATGATATAAATAAATTACCTTTTACAAAGAAACAAGATCTACGTAATCACTATCCTTTTGGATTATTTACTGTACCTATGAGTCAAATAGTTAGAGTTCATTCTTCATCAGGAACAACAGGAAAACCTACAGTAGTTGGCTATACAAAAAAAGATATGGATGTTTGGGATGAAGTGATGGCTAGAGTTTTTACTTTGGTAGGTGCAAATCAAGATGATATTGTCCATAATGCTTATGGTTATGGACTTTTTACAGGAGGTTTAGGACTACACAATGGTGCTGAAAAGATTGGTGCTACAATAATCCCTAGTTCTGGCGGTTTTACAGATAGACAAGTGATGCTTATGAAAGATTTTGGTGCTACAATTCTAGCTTCTACTCCTTCATTTGCCCTACATATCGCTGAAATAGCTTCAAAATCTGGTGCATGTTTTAAAAAAGATTTTAAATTAAAAGCTGGAATTTTTGGAGCAGAACCTACATCAAAGGGATTAAAAGAAGAGGTTTCTAAAGTTTGGGGTATAGATTATCATGAAGTTTATGGTTTATCTGAAATTATTGGACCAGGAGTTAGCTGCTCATGTAAAGATTCAGAACATTTACATGTTTTTGAAGACCATTTTTACCCAGAAATTATTAATCCAAAAACAGGAGAACAACTTCCTGATGGAGAAAGGGGAGAATTAGTAATTACTTCTTTAACAAAACAAGCTTTACCAATAATAAGATATAGAACAGGAGATATAACATCTTTAATAAGAACACCTTGTAAATGTGGACGGACAATTGTTAGAATGGAAAGTGTGGTTGGTAGAGTTGATGATATGATAATAATAAATGGGGTAAATGTTTATCCTTCACAAGTAGAACACGTGATTTCACAAACTGAGGGACTAACATTAAACTATCAAATAATTATAGAAAAAAAGGGTCATTTAGATAAATTAGATATACTAATTGAAATAAGTGATGAGATAATGATTGATTCAATTGGTGAAATGGAAAAAATCAAAAAAGATATTCAACACAATTTATTAACCAATCTTTATATAAAAACTGATGTAAAACTTGTTGAGCCAAGAAGTATTGAAAGAAGTGTTGGTAAAGCAATAAGAATAGTAGATAAAAGGAAATAG
- a CDS encoding 2-oxoacid:acceptor oxidoreductase family protein, with protein sequence MKYQIVIAGFGGQGSVFLVKILALCAGNKNVACLGTENHGMSQRGGAVSCTIKLGDYTNPLIDSAQADLLIGLEKNEALRNISFLKKGASLVVNAEDDFYKDDLNGKVFQIDAFAKAKNNEFPIQGLNVYMLGVVLAKCENFPFSLDDVKEALIQFNPKVAEQNIEVLEKAIIDTKGK encoded by the coding sequence ATGAAATATCAAATAGTAATAGCAGGATTTGGTGGTCAAGGCTCAGTTTTTTTAGTAAAAATATTAGCACTTTGTGCGGGTAATAAAAATGTAGCATGTTTAGGTACAGAAAACCACGGAATGTCTCAAAGGGGAGGTGCCGTTTCTTGCACAATAAAATTAGGAGATTATACTAATCCTTTAATAGATTCTGCACAAGCAGATTTATTAATTGGCTTAGAAAAGAATGAAGCTTTAAGAAATATAAGTTTTTTAAAAAAAGGAGCATCTTTAGTTGTAAATGCTGAAGATGATTTTTATAAAGATGATTTAAATGGAAAAGTATTTCAAATAGATGCTTTTGCTAAAGCAAAAAATAATGAATTCCCTATTCAGGGACTAAATGTGTATATGTTAGGTGTAGTATTAGCAAAATGTGAAAATTTTCCATTTTCTTTAGATGATGTAAAAGAGGCTTTAATTCAGTTTAACCCAAAAGTAGCTGAACAAAATATTGAAGTGCTAGAAAAAGCAATAATTGATACAAAGGGAAAATAA
- a CDS encoding thiamine pyrophosphate-dependent enzyme, with protein MKQTLMGNDAIALGMIHSNIDMVSGYPGTPSSEILTNIQKLKAKYNLDLYAQWATNEKVGFEVAYAGAMTGKRTAATMKQVGLNVASDALMSAAYIGNLGAFVLIVADDPGFHSSQTEQDSRVFAKFAKIPVLDPATPQDAYDFVSLAAEISEKFQTPTMLRPVMRVCHARQIVEVEDNINFIPQKGNFNREITRWAAVPRTGRLRQGYEMIDRINSIKEYNWEKLIKPEFEACKGGKLLILSSGTGYGFAKEALEDLSIDADIIKFKMPYPLPENKIREQFKNYEHILVVEEPMACIEEQIMAPNVHGRLDSTMNIIDELQKVYIQDALKKLEIYKGENLYPTIPYKEEIPSRPPNLCPGCPHRDIYYSIMKVFKKKKSIFPSDIGCYTLGINQGAIDTVLCMGASVSMASGFSISDPDKYTVATIGDSTFFHGGIPPLINAVYQKHKFLLVVLDNSVVAMTGRQKPPQRQSGEVDIVKVAQGCGAETYEYEYTNDLNETIKFFKNMKEKYDNASGPIVAVIREFCVLDKEIVNLHLPQEFSKVNPEDCVACNQCTTVYKCPPMSYNDEGKVEIDPFLCIGCGSCLNIVCPTEAFVLDEKRSLKK; from the coding sequence ATGAAACAAACATTAATGGGAAATGACGCAATTGCATTAGGTATGATTCATTCAAATATTGATATGGTTTCAGGATATCCAGGTACACCTTCAAGCGAAATTCTGACTAATATTCAAAAGCTTAAAGCTAAATATAATTTAGATTTGTACGCTCAATGGGCAACAAATGAAAAAGTAGGTTTTGAAGTTGCATATGCAGGAGCTATGACAGGAAAAAGAACAGCAGCTACAATGAAACAAGTTGGCTTAAATGTGGCTAGTGATGCACTTATGAGTGCTGCATATATAGGAAATTTAGGTGCATTTGTATTGATTGTTGCAGATGATCCAGGATTTCACTCATCTCAAACAGAACAAGATAGTAGAGTTTTTGCTAAATTTGCAAAAATTCCAGTACTAGACCCTGCAACACCACAAGATGCATATGATTTTGTTAGTTTAGCAGCAGAAATATCTGAAAAGTTTCAGACACCTACAATGCTTAGACCAGTAATGAGAGTATGTCATGCAAGACAGATTGTTGAAGTTGAAGATAATATTAATTTTATTCCACAAAAAGGTAATTTTAATAGAGAAATCACTAGATGGGCAGCAGTTCCCCGTACAGGAAGATTAAGACAAGGTTATGAAATGATTGATAGAATTAATTCTATCAAAGAATACAATTGGGAAAAACTAATAAAACCTGAATTTGAGGCTTGTAAAGGTGGTAAATTATTAATACTTAGTTCAGGTACAGGTTATGGATTTGCAAAAGAAGCCTTAGAAGATTTGTCAATTGACGCAGATATAATAAAATTTAAAATGCCTTATCCTCTTCCAGAAAATAAAATTAGAGAGCAATTTAAAAACTATGAACACATATTAGTTGTTGAAGAACCTATGGCATGTATTGAAGAACAAATTATGGCACCAAATGTTCATGGAAGATTAGATTCAACAATGAATATTATAGATGAATTACAAAAAGTATATATACAAGATGCATTAAAAAAGCTTGAAATCTATAAAGGTGAAAATTTATATCCAACAATTCCATATAAAGAAGAGATACCATCTCGTCCACCAAATTTATGCCCAGGATGTCCACATAGAGATATTTATTATTCGATAATGAAGGTTTTTAAAAAGAAAAAATCTATTTTCCCATCTGATATAGGATGTTATACTCTAGGTATAAATCAAGGTGCAATAGATACTGTCTTATGTATGGGTGCTTCTGTGTCAATGGCTAGTGGGTTTTCAATTTCTGATCCTGATAAATACACAGTAGCAACAATTGGTGACAGTACATTTTTTCACGGGGGTATACCACCTTTGATTAATGCTGTTTACCAAAAACACAAATTTTTACTTGTTGTATTAGATAATTCGGTTGTTGCAATGACAGGAAGACAAAAACCACCACAAAGACAAAGTGGGGAAGTTGATATTGTAAAAGTTGCTCAAGGTTGTGGAGCTGAAACCTATGAGTATGAATATACAAATGATTTAAATGAAACAATTAAATTCTTTAAAAATATGAAAGAGAAATATGATAATGCCTCTGGACCAATTGTAGCTGTAATTAGAGAATTTTGTGTATTAGATAAAGAGATTGTAAATCTACACCTGCCCCAAGAGTTTTCAAAAGTTAATCCTGAAGATTGTGTTGCCTGTAATCAGTGTACAACAGTTTATAAGTGTCCACCTATGTCTTATAACGATGAAGGAAAAGTAGAAATAGATCCATTTTTATGTATTGGCTGTGGTTCATGTCTAAATATTGTATGTCCAACAGAGGCTTTTGTTTTAGATGAAAAAAGGAGTTTAAAAAAATGA
- a CDS encoding hotdog domain-containing protein produces MLYNSQRMVMYPHLNAAGILFGGQAISWIDEEVIIFAAQLLDTQRLATVKMSEVYFKSPANIGDIVVIGTELISTGQTSITVKCEIKNKTTNKIIVSVDEIVVVALDFNKRPTKHILADRDKIFPKTKEK; encoded by the coding sequence TTGTTATACAATTCTCAAAGAATGGTTATGTATCCCCATTTAAACGCTGCTGGAATACTTTTTGGTGGACAAGCAATCTCTTGGATTGATGAAGAAGTTATTATTTTTGCAGCACAGCTTTTAGACACACAAAGATTAGCAACAGTAAAAATGAGTGAAGTATACTTTAAAAGTCCTGCCAACATAGGTGATATAGTAGTAATTGGAACAGAGCTTATAAGTACTGGCCAAACATCAATTACAGTTAAATGTGAAATAAAAAATAAAACTACAAATAAAATAATTGTTTCTGTTGATGAAATTGTAGTTGTTGCTTTGGATTTCAATAAAAGACCAACTAAACATATTTTGGCTGATAGAGATAAAATATTTCCAAAAACTAAAGAGAAGTAG
- the dnaJ gene encoding molecular chaperone DnaJ, which yields MTELDYYELLEVTKDSDKGTIKKAYRKMAMKYHPDKNPGDTEAEEKFKAVNEAYQVLSDDEKRAIYDRYGKAGLEGHGQGGGFSGGFDDISSIFEEMFGGGGFGGFGGSSRRERKTYNYNLDIAVEVSVEFNEAVFGTKKEIKYTYKDACPDCKGTGAKDGKLSTCPHCQGQGQIHMRQGFMTFAQTCPHCQGSGQTATDKCNTCNGLGYKEKEDKFEVSIPEGVNDGNRIRVSNRGNIAPNGQRGDLYLQIKVKEDSHFIRHGDDIYLEVPIFFTQVALGAKIKIPGLRGELQLKIPAGTKDKEQFKFEGEGVKSVQGYGKGDLIVQIKITYPKTLNNEQKELLEKLQESFGLESKPHESNFENMFDKVKGWFK from the coding sequence TTGACTGAATTAGACTATTATGAATTATTAGAAGTTACTAAAGATAGTGATAAGGGTACTATCAAAAAAGCTTATAGAAAAATGGCTATGAAATATCACCCTGATAAAAACCCTGGTGATACAGAAGCAGAAGAGAAGTTTAAAGCTGTAAATGAAGCTTACCAAGTGTTAAGTGATGATGAAAAAAGAGCTATTTATGACAGATATGGTAAAGCTGGATTAGAAGGTCATGGACAAGGTGGTGGTTTCTCTGGTGGTTTTGATGACATAAGTTCTATTTTTGAAGAGATGTTTGGAGGCGGAGGCTTTGGAGGCTTCGGTGGTTCAAGCAGAAGAGAAAGAAAAACTTATAATTACAATTTAGATATTGCTGTAGAAGTTAGTGTAGAGTTTAATGAAGCTGTTTTTGGAACAAAAAAAGAGATTAAATATACATATAAAGATGCTTGTCCAGATTGTAAAGGTACTGGGGCAAAAGATGGTAAATTAAGCACTTGTCCACATTGTCAAGGTCAAGGTCAAATTCATATGAGACAAGGTTTTATGACTTTTGCTCAAACATGTCCTCATTGTCAAGGTTCTGGGCAAACTGCAACAGATAAATGTAATACATGTAATGGTCTTGGATATAAAGAAAAAGAGGATAAATTTGAAGTTTCAATTCCTGAAGGTGTAAACGATGGAAATAGAATCAGAGTTTCAAATAGAGGAAATATTGCTCCAAATGGTCAAAGAGGAGACCTTTATTTACAAATAAAAGTAAAAGAGGATTCTCACTTTATTAGACATGGAGACGATATCTATTTAGAAGTTCCTATTTTCTTTACACAAGTTGCCCTTGGTGCAAAAATCAAGATTCCTGGTTTAAGAGGAGAATTACAACTAAAAATTCCAGCAGGAACAAAAGATAAAGAGCAATTTAAATTTGAAGGTGAAGGTGTAAAATCTGTTCAAGGTTATGGAAAAGGTGATTTAATTGTACAAATCAAAATAACTTATCCTAAAACACTAAACAACGAACAAAAAGAGCTTTTAGAAAAACTACAAGAGAGTTTTGGACTTGAAAGTAAACCTCATGAATCTAACTTTGAAAATATGTTTGATAAAGTAAAAGGTTGGTTTAAATAA
- the recR gene encoding recombination mediator RecR, giving the protein MKKGLEKFYDLVDAFESLPTIGKKSALRLAYHIIMNDNYCGIKIAHSIENALNSIKRCVKCGSMSEHEICEVCLDETRQRDKVCIVQSAKDIFIIEESKQFDGLYFVIEELDHDSLDRLLKFIDENETKDILFAITPSLSNDAFILYIEDKLKDKNITFTKIAQGVPTGVSLENVDILSLAKAIQSKVDI; this is encoded by the coding sequence ATGAAAAAAGGTTTAGAAAAGTTTTATGATTTGGTTGATGCTTTTGAAAGCTTACCAACTATAGGTAAAAAATCAGCATTAAGACTTGCATATCATATAATTATGAATGACAATTATTGCGGAATAAAAATAGCTCACAGTATTGAAAATGCATTAAATAGCATAAAAAGATGTGTTAAATGTGGTTCTATGAGTGAACATGAGATTTGTGAAGTTTGTTTGGATGAAACAAGACAAAGAGACAAAGTTTGTATTGTACAAAGTGCAAAAGATATTTTTATAATAGAAGAATCAAAACAATTTGATGGATTATATTTTGTAATAGAAGAGTTAGACCATGATTCTTTGGATAGATTACTTAAGTTTATAGATGAAAATGAGACAAAGGATATACTTTTTGCAATAACTCCATCTCTATCAAACGATGCTTTTATATTATATATTGAAGATAAATTAAAAGATAAAAATATAACTTTTACAAAAATAGCACAAGGGGTTCCAACTGGTGTTAGTTTAGAAAATGTTGATATTTTATCTTTAGCTAAAGCTATACAAAGTAAAGTGGATATCTAA
- a CDS encoding uracil-DNA glycosylase: protein MEKRIVCQKCKHYFVTWQPSKPHGCNAYGFKSQTIPSVVVKRSSGIDCSFFELKNNS, encoded by the coding sequence ATGGAAAAAAGAATAGTTTGTCAAAAATGTAAACACTATTTTGTAACTTGGCAACCAAGTAAACCCCATGGTTGTAATGCATATGGCTTTAAATCTCAAACCATTCCCTCAGTAGTTGTAAAAAGAAGTAGTGGAATTGATTGTTCATTTTTTGAATTAAAGAATAATAGTTAA
- a CDS encoding PAS domain-containing sensor histidine kinase has product MRIVHLTTYYDSLNNKNVKIKLLKTWLTKEKVFKILKAHNVDFEPFIKNYALNIINHFLIAVKDSNLDNLNEVDDFVNYLKEHDISLVDLYCVCNGLRDSFIEYFNDNNMMKLEIIKELNDISEYSFSKILTKYTHTSEKIVKKLNKNDDIIDKFIIMTKYDLDGNIIDVSQAFCDISGYTKDEILGKSFREVKHPDLDEKILQDIEKSMIDGKTWHGEIKNIDKYGKTYWVEATITPVFDNNGNVLYIDSIRQDITIKKELEEQQSILIEQSKSAAIGEMISMIAHQWRQPLQAVSILIQKLPLTKMQDGVISDELLSQVVEDVGSQLEYMSKTIDDFRDYFLPDKPKEKISIRDLIEKTMDFLGFMLKNDGIKIETKIKDNIYLEIYVNEIIQVFISIIKNARDILVEKSIKNSQIIIEAHKDNSYLNISIEDNAGGIQKEIINKIFEPYFSTKDNKNGTGLGLYMCKTIIEKQSLGSLSVENSDLGAKFIIKLPIS; this is encoded by the coding sequence ATGAGAATCGTTCATTTAACAACTTACTATGATTCTTTAAATAATAAAAATGTAAAAATTAAACTATTAAAAACTTGGTTAACAAAAGAAAAAGTTTTTAAAATTTTAAAAGCTCATAATGTAGATTTTGAGCCTTTTATAAAAAATTATGCTCTTAATATAATTAATCATTTTTTAATTGCTGTAAAAGATTCAAATTTAGATAACTTAAATGAAGTAGATGATTTTGTTAATTATTTAAAAGAGCATGATATATCACTTGTTGATTTATATTGTGTTTGTAATGGTTTAAGAGATAGCTTCATTGAATATTTTAATGATAATAATATGATGAAACTAGAGATAATAAAAGAGTTAAATGATATATCTGAATATAGTTTTTCTAAAATATTAACTAAATACACCCATACAAGTGAAAAAATTGTTAAAAAGCTAAATAAAAATGATGATATTATAGATAAATTTATAATAATGACTAAATATGATCTAGATGGAAATATAATAGATGTATCTCAAGCATTTTGCGATATTTCAGGTTATACAAAAGATGAAATACTTGGTAAATCTTTCAGAGAGGTCAAACATCCTGATTTAGATGAAAAAATACTTCAAGATATTGAAAAATCAATGATAGATGGAAAAACTTGGCATGGTGAAATAAAAAATATAGACAAATATGGAAAAACATATTGGGTAGAAGCTACTATTACACCAGTATTTGATAATAATGGAAATGTTTTATATATAGATTCAATTAGACAAGATATAACTATAAAAAAAGAGTTAGAGGAGCAGCAATCAATATTAATTGAACAATCCAAATCTGCAGCGATTGGAGAGATGATCTCTATGATAGCTCACCAATGGAGACAACCTTTACAAGCTGTTTCAATCTTAATTCAAAAATTACCTTTAACAAAAATGCAAGATGGAGTTATATCTGATGAACTTCTTTCACAAGTAGTTGAAGATGTTGGTTCACAGTTAGAATATATGAGCAAAACTATTGATGATTTTAGAGATTACTTTCTACCTGATAAACCTAAAGAGAAAATATCTATTAGAGATTTAATTGAAAAAACTATGGACTTTTTAGGTTTTATGTTAAAAAATGATGGAATAAAAATAGAAACTAAAATAAAAGATAATATATATTTAGAAATATATGTAAATGAAATTATACAAGTGTTTATTAGTATTATAAAAAATGCTCGAGATATTTTGGTTGAAAAATCGATAAAAAATAGTCAAATTATAATTGAGGCTCATAAAGATAATTCATATTTAAATATATCTATAGAAGACAATGCAGGTGGAATACAAAAAGAGATTATTAACAAAATTTTTGAACCATATTTTTCTACAAAAGATAATAAAAATGGTACAGGATTGGGCTTATACATGTGTAAAACTATAATTGAAAAACAAAGTTTAGGTTCTTTAAGTGTTGAGAACAGTGATTTAGGAGCAAAATTTATAATAAAACTGCCAATATCATAA
- a CDS encoding dUTP diphosphatase, with protein MLYKELKDSIKALGFPSIEDFVHYIGVTPSDILEWEEKDDVPYTVSLIIHLLKGDKNLPNNKTLDNLVEECLPLAELLEEASSFPHKLEEMFLLQKELNDSTNGKNWELGVNKFGKEINWLRCIHMEVAELIDSTPWKHWKNINAEPDMNNIHVELVDIWHFLMSYILQETNVPKAVSLVNTHCIYEALEEIDVKSMVKEAEKLSYISLAIETGNMPTFSGVERFIDQFFRCCKISGLSFNWLQKLYIGKNCLNKFRQDHGYKEGTYTKIWNGDEDNVVMVSILEKMEDVSFKDLYEKLESNYPG; from the coding sequence TTGTTATATAAAGAATTAAAAGATAGTATAAAAGCTTTAGGATTCCCATCAATAGAGGATTTTGTACATTATATTGGAGTTACACCATCAGATATATTAGAATGGGAAGAAAAAGATGATGTCCCTTATACAGTTTCATTAATTATTCATTTGTTAAAAGGGGATAAAAATCTACCAAATAATAAAACTTTAGATAATTTAGTAGAGGAGTGTTTACCTTTAGCTGAACTTTTAGAAGAGGCTTCATCATTTCCTCATAAATTAGAAGAGATGTTTCTACTACAAAAAGAGTTAAACGATTCGACAAACGGTAAAAACTGGGAATTAGGTGTTAATAAATTTGGTAAAGAGATTAATTGGCTAAGATGTATCCATATGGAAGTTGCAGAATTAATTGACTCTACACCATGGAAGCACTGGAAAAATATCAATGCAGAACCAGATATGAACAATATTCATGTGGAATTAGTAGATATCTGGCATTTCTTAATGTCATATATTTTACAAGAAACAAATGTACCTAAAGCTGTATCTTTAGTAAATACTCATTGTATTTATGAAGCTTTAGAAGAGATTGATGTTAAATCAATGGTTAAAGAAGCAGAGAAGTTATCTTATATCTCTTTAGCTATAGAAACAGGTAATATGCCTACATTTAGTGGAGTTGAGAGATTTATTGATCAATTCTTTAGATGTTGTAAAATCTCTGGATTATCATTTAACTGGCTTCAAAAACTATATATTGGTAAAAACTGTTTAAATAAATTTAGACAAGACCATGGATATAAAGAGGGAACTTATACTAAAATCTGGAATGGTGACGAAGACAACGTTGTTATGGTTTCAATTTTAGAAAAAATGGAAGATGTAAGTTTTAAAGATTTATACGAAAAATTAGAGAGTAATTACCCAGGATAA
- a CDS encoding TsoY family (seleno)protein gives MQLREKFNPMCFLASLGAGGLSVSFFMYLMFLVPHKDAPMATYNHIFPELIKGTWLSFVIVFALVFIIVFAFFHFKILIWNVKQFNMYKKTDSYQNLLNSNAEITLMTIPLTFAMTINVCFVLGAVFVPNLWSIVEYMFPFALLGFIITGFYALKISFNYFSRLLTTGEFDFTKNNNLSQMISIFSLSMIAVGFAAPGAMSHNLTVNAIGIFGALFFASYAILLVIIKITMGFKNMFEQGISLEASPSLWILLPILTLLGIMMIRVSFGLDHNFNSPIDRSSLFTLTTSILSLEIIFGVLGYKVMKSNGYFDKYIYSDEVKSSISFALICPGVAFFVFGMFFLNFGLAFNGVVDKYSIAFLILMLPFMFIQFKTAKVFFVLKSKFKF, from the coding sequence ATGCAATTAAGAGAAAAATTTAACCCTATGTGTTTTTTAGCATCATTGGGTGCTGGTGGACTTTCTGTCTCATTTTTTATGTATCTTATGTTTTTAGTTCCACATAAAGATGCACCTATGGCAACATACAACCATATATTTCCTGAGCTTATAAAAGGAACATGGTTATCTTTTGTTATAGTCTTTGCTTTAGTTTTTATTATAGTTTTTGCTTTTTTTCATTTTAAAATACTTATTTGGAATGTAAAGCAGTTTAATATGTATAAAAAAACAGATTCTTATCAAAATTTATTAAATTCAAATGCAGAAATTACACTTATGACTATTCCTCTAACATTTGCGATGACTATTAATGTTTGTTTTGTTTTAGGCGCTGTATTTGTACCTAATCTTTGGTCTATTGTTGAATATATGTTTCCTTTTGCACTTTTAGGATTTATAATTACAGGTTTCTATGCCCTTAAAATATCTTTTAATTACTTTTCAAGATTATTAACTACAGGAGAGTTTGATTTTACAAAAAACAATAATTTATCACAAATGATATCAATATTTTCTTTATCTATGATAGCTGTTGGTTTTGCTGCTCCTGGAGCAATGAGTCATAATTTAACAGTTAATGCAATTGGTATATTTGGTGCCCTATTCTTTGCTTCTTATGCAATTTTACTTGTAATTATTAAGATTACAATGGGATTTAAAAATATGTTTGAACAAGGAATCTCTTTAGAAGCTTCACCTTCACTTTGGATCCTTTTACCAATTTTAACACTTTTAGGAATTATGATGATTAGAGTATCTTTTGGTTTAGATCATAATTTCAATTCTCCAATTGATAGATCATCTTTATTTACTTTAACAACATCTATTCTTTCTTTAGAGATTATATTTGGAGTGTTAGGTTATAAGGTAATGAAATCGAATGGTTATTTTGATAAATATATATATTCTGATGAAGTTAAATCATCAATATCTTTTGCTTTAATTTGTCCAGGTGTTGCTTTTTTTGTTTTTGGAATGTTTTTTCTAAACTTTGGATTGGCATTTAATGGAGTTGTAGATAAGTATTCAATTGCCTTTTTAATACTTATGTTACCATTTATGTTTATTCAATTTAAAACAGCAAAAGTGTTTTTTGTATTAAAATCTAAATTCAAATTTTAA